A region from the Hydra vulgaris chromosome 10, alternate assembly HydraT2T_AEP genome encodes:
- the LOC136085777 gene encoding E3 SUMO-protein ligase KIAA1586-like: MQINQHETTYRIFGTVYHIAKMNRPFSDLKELILLQVENGLDMGRILQSDHACADIVYHISNEMPTKLVKYILHNDNKVEFMIDESTTMSKKSALSICLRVNIPEINIVNSIYFDLIELTNTEASSIANSLICALHDFGFDNNFLLRNMVSFACNGASNMLGKKAGVAQLLFNQFPNLILWHFSNHRLELAVNDVVRDILPICHMKSFFDKLYSIYSASPKNKKELETVAMALSVKLNSIGRILGTRWVSSSARSVMAVWNSYAALYQHFHEFSLDLRRNGGDRAQYAGLKNKLCDINFILNMGLMLDALIELEHLSKKLQDRQTSLPDAHQLIPLKYHIFQSMRNNSGEYYSQTQLAAEKFEFKGVKHQIGKVSKINQNEFFSKLSENLDSRMFTTRAAHKSLQNKENDPNKEKYDNLIKNLQIFDKPQWFADQDPCFGDNDIRQLAKTLNICEITAVQGFREYISTGDCNKTPNDLQPLRTAINTLIVSTAECPPITHFDPKDYVIKWFGKGHRDANFRNCEAPALKSINESETFWKIF; encoded by the exons atgcaGATCAATCAGCACGAAACTACCTACCGCATATTTGGCACTGTTTATCACATTGCAAAAATGAATCGTCCATTTTCTGATTTGAAAGAACTAATATTATTACAGGTAGAAAATGGTTTAGACATGGGACGTATTTTACAATCTGATCACGCATGCGCTGATATTGTTTATCACATTTCAAATGAAATGCCCACTAAGcttgtaaaatatattcttCATAACGATAATAAAGTAGAGTTTATGATAGACGAATCCACCACGATGAGCAAAAAGTCTGCTCTGTCAATCTGCTTGAGAGTGAACATTCCAGAAATAAATATTGTCAATAGTATTTATTTTGATCTTATCGAATTAACAAATACAGAAGCCTCGTCTATTGCAAACTCTTTGATATGTGCTTTACACGATTTTGgttttgacaacaattttttattacgtAATATGGTGTCTTTTGCATGTAATGGTGCTTCTAATATGCTTGGCAAAAAGGCAGGCGTGGCCCAGTTACTTTTCAATCAGTTTCCTAATTTGATTTTATGGCATTTTAGCAATCACCGATTAGAGTTAGCAGTAAATGATGTTGTGCGCGATATCTTACCAATTTGTCACATGAAAagcttttttgataaattatattcCATTTACAGTGCATctcctaaaaacaaaaaagaactgGAAACTGTTGCTATGGCTTTAAGTGTAAAACTAAATTCCATTGGACGAATTCTAGGCACAAGATGGGTGTCGTCTAGCGCTCGATCTGTGATGGCTGTTTGGAATAGTTATGCAGCATTGTATCAACACTTTCATGAATTTTCATTGGATTTAAGGCGTAATGGAGGAGATAGAGCCCAATATGCAGGTCTCAAAAATAAACTATGTGATATCAATTTCATACTCAACATGGGACTAATGCTAGATGCTTTAATAGAACTAGAAcatctttctaaaaaattacaagataGGCAAACTTCTTTACCTGATGCACATCAGCTTATCCCCTTAAAATACCATATATTTCAATCAATGAGAAATAATTCAGGTGAATATTATTCGCAAACGCAGCTTGCAGcagaaaagtttgaatttaaaggCGTCAAACATCAGATCGGaaaagtttctaaaattaatcaaaatgaattttttagtaaactaagTGAAAATCTTGATTCTAGAATGTTTACAACTAGAGCTGCGCATAAATCTttacaaaacaaagaaaatgatccaaacaaagaaaaatacgataatttaataaaaaatttacaaatttttgataagCCACAATGGTTTGCAGACCAAGATCCATGCTTTGGAGATAACGATATTAGACAAttagcaaaaactttaaatatttgtgaaattaCGGCAGTCCAAGGGTTTCGTGAATACATTTCCACTGGTGACTGTAATAAAACCCCTAATGATCTTCAGCCTCTGAGAACTGCTATAAATACCTTGATTGTTTCAACAGCTGAAT GTCCACCAATTACGCATTTCGATCCAAAGGATTATGTCATTAAGTGGTTTGGGAAAGGACATCGCGATGCTAATTTTAGGAATTGTGAAGCGCCGGCATTAAAGTCTATAAATGAAAGTGAAACATTTTGGAAGATATTCTGa
- the LOC100209609 gene encoding ribosomal protein S6 kinase beta-1 isoform X4 yields the protein MTSGIFEIDDDFKEVRSSDEDEYDITSEVKDFEIDHDHMIEDMGEDIEKVALCQETVNPKEKLGPVDFELMKVLGKGGYGKVFQVRKKTGRDAGSIFAMKVLKKATIVRNQKDTAHTKAERNILEAIKFPFIVDLLYAFQTGGKLYLILEYLMGGELFMHLDREGVFLEDTASFYLAEITLALEHLHSEGIIYRDLKPENILLDMKGHIKLTDFGLCKESIYDADMTHTFCGTIEYMAPEILTRHGHGKAVDWWSLGTLLYDMLTGAPPFSSDNRKRTIDKILKGKLVLPPYLTTESRDLLRKLLKRHPQSRLGGGADDAIPLKEHPFFRHINWADLYARKVEPPFKPSVTSEEDVSQFDQRFTKETPVDSPCDNLLSESVDRIFQGFTYVAPSVLESLQRKDSNSYSRSYRAARRIREHSNPQSVNWNQS from the exons gTCAAGGACTTCGAAATTGATCATGATCACat GATTGAAGATATGGGAGAAGATATAGAGAAAGTTGCTCTCTGCCAGGAAACAGTTAATCCGAAAGAAAAATTAGGACCAGTTGATTTTGAACTAATGAAGGTTTTAGGAAAAGGAGGCTATGGAAag GTTTTCcaagtaagaaaaaaaactggTCGAGATGCTGGTTCAATATTTGctatgaaagttttaaaaaag GCTACAATTGTGAGGAACCAAAAAGACACTGCACACACCAAAGCTGAGAGAAACATTTTAGAAGCAATTAAA tttccATTTATTGTGGATTTGTTGTATGCTTTCCAAACTGGTGGAAAGTTGTATTtgattttagaatatttaatgg GCGGAGAGTTATTTATGCATCTTGATCGAGAAGGTGTTTTTTTAGAAGATACTgctag tttttatttggcTGAAATCACTCTTGCGCTTGAACATCTTCATAGTGAAGGAATTATTTATAG agacttaaaacctgaaaatataCTACTTGATATGAAAGGTCATATCAAACTCACTGATTTTGGATTATGTAAAGAATCAATATATGATGCAGACATGACTCATACATTTTGTGGAACTATTGAATATAT ggcACCTGAAATTCTCACACGCCACGGTCATGGGAAAGCTGTTGACTGGTGGAGTTTAGGAACACTTTTATATGACATGTTAACTGGAgca CCTCCATTTAGTTCAGATAATAGGAAAAGAACAATAGACAAA atattaAAAGGCAAACTAGTTCTACCTCCATATTTAACAACTGAATCTAGAGATTTACTTAGAAag CTGTTAAAACGTCATCCTCAAAGTCGACTGGGAGGAGGGGCTGATGATGCAATACCTTTAAAa gaACATCCATTTTTTAGACATATTAATTGGGCAGACCTTTATGCAAGAAAAGTTGAACCACCTTTTAAACCATCCGtg acaagTGAAGAAGATGTCAGTCAATTCGATCAACGTTTTACCAAAGAAACTCCAGTTGATTCACCGTGCGACAATTTGCTTAGTGAAAGTGTTGACAGAatatttcaa GGATTTACATATGTTGCACCTTCTGTACTCGAGTCGTTACAACGAAAAGATTCTAATAGTTATTCAAGGTCATATAg GGCAGCACGAAGAATTAGAGAACATTCAAATCCTCAAAG TGTGAATTGGAATCAAAGTTAG
- the LOC100209609 gene encoding ribosomal protein S6 kinase beta-2 isoform X3, whose amino-acid sequence MTSGIFEIDDDFKEVRSSDEDEYDITSEVKDFEIDHDHMIEDMGEDIEKVALCQETVNPKEKLGPVDFELMKVLGKGGYGKVFQVRKKTGRDAGSIFAMKVLKKATIVRNQKDTAHTKAERNILEAIKFPFIVDLLYAFQTGGKLYLILEYLMGGELFMHLDREGVFLEDTASFYLAEITLALEHLHSEGIIYRDLKPENILLDMKGHIKLTDFGLCKESIYDADMTHTFCGTIEYMAPEILTRHGHGKAVDWWSLGTLLYDMLTGAPPFSSDNRKRTIDKILKGKLVLPPYLTTESRDLLRKLLKRHPQSRLGGGADDAIPLKEHPFFRHINWADLYARKVEPPFKPSVTSEEDVSQFDQRFTKETPVDSPCDNLLSESVDRIFQGFTYVAPSVLESLQRKDSNSYSRSYRAARRIREHSNPQSPTKVKRTGETHIGFNIPTRNSTVDIVTQECCQRPSNSSAWKNEFFLNKNSGHSIQENSSDYSCMSSSSIHPTYSNTLCHISPPQPHGQDSSSNLQNGGYKNVHYGGTNSYQILNYASFMHSDSANIPSNISYQTYSTNNGAVNQGFNLNCNYFGLASSVAPNLEEDLENELEPFEILSHYDANISQELTSRFRMPLV is encoded by the exons gTCAAGGACTTCGAAATTGATCATGATCACat GATTGAAGATATGGGAGAAGATATAGAGAAAGTTGCTCTCTGCCAGGAAACAGTTAATCCGAAAGAAAAATTAGGACCAGTTGATTTTGAACTAATGAAGGTTTTAGGAAAAGGAGGCTATGGAAag GTTTTCcaagtaagaaaaaaaactggTCGAGATGCTGGTTCAATATTTGctatgaaagttttaaaaaag GCTACAATTGTGAGGAACCAAAAAGACACTGCACACACCAAAGCTGAGAGAAACATTTTAGAAGCAATTAAA tttccATTTATTGTGGATTTGTTGTATGCTTTCCAAACTGGTGGAAAGTTGTATTtgattttagaatatttaatgg GCGGAGAGTTATTTATGCATCTTGATCGAGAAGGTGTTTTTTTAGAAGATACTgctag tttttatttggcTGAAATCACTCTTGCGCTTGAACATCTTCATAGTGAAGGAATTATTTATAG agacttaaaacctgaaaatataCTACTTGATATGAAAGGTCATATCAAACTCACTGATTTTGGATTATGTAAAGAATCAATATATGATGCAGACATGACTCATACATTTTGTGGAACTATTGAATATAT ggcACCTGAAATTCTCACACGCCACGGTCATGGGAAAGCTGTTGACTGGTGGAGTTTAGGAACACTTTTATATGACATGTTAACTGGAgca CCTCCATTTAGTTCAGATAATAGGAAAAGAACAATAGACAAA atattaAAAGGCAAACTAGTTCTACCTCCATATTTAACAACTGAATCTAGAGATTTACTTAGAAag CTGTTAAAACGTCATCCTCAAAGTCGACTGGGAGGAGGGGCTGATGATGCAATACCTTTAAAa gaACATCCATTTTTTAGACATATTAATTGGGCAGACCTTTATGCAAGAAAAGTTGAACCACCTTTTAAACCATCCGtg acaagTGAAGAAGATGTCAGTCAATTCGATCAACGTTTTACCAAAGAAACTCCAGTTGATTCACCGTGCGACAATTTGCTTAGTGAAAGTGTTGACAGAatatttcaa GGATTTACATATGTTGCACCTTCTGTACTCGAGTCGTTACAACGAAAAGATTCTAATAGTTATTCAAGGTCATATAg GGCAGCACGAAGAATTAGAGAACATTCAAATCCTCAAAG TCCAACCAAGGTTAAGCGTACTGGTGAAACACATATTGGCTTTAACATACCTACACGTAATTCAACAGTTGATATTGTTACTCAAGAGTGTTGTCAGAGGCCTTCTAACAGTTCAGCTtggaaaaatgaattttttttaaacaagaactCGGGACATTCCATTCAAGAAAACAGTTCTGATTACTCATGCATGTCTTCATCATCAATACATCCGACATATTCAAATACTTTATGTCATATTTCACCTCCACAGCCCCATGGACAAGACTCAAGCAGTAATCTTCAAAATGGAGGGTATAAAAATGTACACTATGGCGGGACAAATAGTTACCAAATTCTTAACTATGCGAGTTTTATGCATTCAGATTCCGCAAATATTCCTAGTAATATAAGTTATCAAACTTATTCGACAAATAATGGAGCTGTTAACCaaggttttaatttaaattgtaactATTTTGGGCTGGCGAGCTCTGTTGCTCCTAATTTAGAAGAAGACTTGGAAAACGAATTAGAGCCTTTTGAAATCTTGTCCCACTATGACGCTAATATTTCTCAAGAGTTAACATCAAGATTCAGAATGCCTCTTGTTTAA